One genomic region from Cygnus olor isolate bCygOlo1 chromosome 29, bCygOlo1.pri.v2, whole genome shotgun sequence encodes:
- the RBMS2 gene encoding RNA-binding motif, single-stranded-interacting protein 2 isoform X4: protein MLLSVPPRPGLAAFACSKGGKKQPYVPPPPAMPPPSPSPSGGAGEQLSKTNLYIRGLHPGTTDQDLVKLCQPYGKIVSTKAILDKTTNKCKGYGFVDFDSPTAAQKAVTALKASGVQAQMAKELEALLKPFGQVVSTRILRDPHGASRGVGFARMESTEKCEAVITHFNGKYIKTPPGVPAPPDPLLCKFADGGQKKRQSQGKFVPNGRAWAREGDAGTVTLAYDPTTALQNGFYPAPYGLAPTRMIAPTALAPYLPSPVSSYQVHSPAWMPPSYLVQPTGAVLAPAVDHAVPLQPSVVAPLAQQLGHLSLGSTGTYVPATALPGAFLPPYPPVPPAIPLEDGSTAPSHSHGPVESPSEPSAFPYPYPK from the exons ATGCTGCTCTCGGTGCCGCCGCGCCCCGGCCTGGCCGCGTTCGCCTGCAGCAAGGGGGgcaaaa AGCAGCCCTAtgtgccgccgccgccagccatgcccccccccagccccagcccctccggGGGGGCGGGCGAGCAGCTGAGCAAGACGAACCTGTACATCCGCGGGCTGCACCCCGGCACCACCGACCAGGACCTGGTGAAGCTGTGCCAGCC TTACGGGAAGATCGTCTCCACCAAAGCCATCCTGGATAAGACGACCAATAAGTGCAAAg GCTATGGCTTCGTCGACTTCGACAGCCCCACGGCAGCCCAGAAGGCGGTGACAGCGCTGAAGGCCAGCGGGGTGCAGGCGCAGATGGCCAAG gagctggaggcgCTGCTGAAGCCCTTTGGGCAGGTGGTCTCGACCCGCATCCTGCGGGACCCCCACGGGGCCAGCCGCGGTGTCGGCTTTGCACG GATGGAGTCCACGGAGAAGTGCGAGGCTGTCATCACCCACTTCAACGGGAAGTACATCAAAACACCCCCTGGGGTGCCAG cccccccggacCCGCTGCTCTGCAAGTTCGCGGACGGGGGGCAGAAGAAGCGGCAGAGCCAGGGCAAGTTTGTGCCCAACGGGAGAGCCTGGGCCCGGGAGGGCGATGCG GGCACCGTGACCTTGGCCTACGACCCCACGACAGCGCTGCAGAACGG CTTCTACCCTGCACCCTACGGCCTGGCCCCCACCAGGATGATCGCGCCCACCGCCCTGGCCCCCTACCTGCCCTCGCCCGTCTCCTCCTACCAG GTGCACAGCCCCGCCTGGATGCCCCCGTCCTACCTCGTGCAGCCCACG GGCGCGGTGCTGGCCCCCGCCGTGGACCACGCTGTCCCCCTCCAGCCCTCCGTGGTGGCCCCCCTGGCCCAGCAGCTCGGCCACCTCTCACTGGGCAGCACGGGCACG taCGTGCCTGCCACCGCCCTGCCTGGAGCCTTCCTCCCGCCGTACCCCCCGGTGCCGCCTGCCATCCCGCTGGAG
- the RBMS2 gene encoding RNA-binding motif, single-stranded-interacting protein 2 isoform X1 produces the protein MLLSVPPRPGLAAFACSKGGKKQPYVPPPPAMPPPSPSPSGGAGEQLSKTNLYIRGLHPGTTDQDLVKLCQPYGKIVSTKAILDKTTNKCKGYGFVDFDSPTAAQKAVTALKASGVQAQMAKQQEQDPTNLYISNLPLGVDEQELEALLKPFGQVVSTRILRDPHGASRGVGFARMESTEKCEAVITHFNGKYIKTPPGVPAPPDPLLCKFADGGQKKRQSQGKFVPNGRAWAREGDAGTVTLAYDPTTALQNGFYPAPYGLAPTRMIAPTALAPYLPSPVSSYQVHSPAWMPPSYLVQPTGAVLAPAVDHAVPLQPSVVAPLAQQLGHLSLGSTGTYVPATALPGAFLPPYPPVPPAIPLEDGSTAPSHSHGPVESPSEPSAFPYPYPK, from the exons ATGCTGCTCTCGGTGCCGCCGCGCCCCGGCCTGGCCGCGTTCGCCTGCAGCAAGGGGGgcaaaa AGCAGCCCTAtgtgccgccgccgccagccatgcccccccccagccccagcccctccggGGGGGCGGGCGAGCAGCTGAGCAAGACGAACCTGTACATCCGCGGGCTGCACCCCGGCACCACCGACCAGGACCTGGTGAAGCTGTGCCAGCC TTACGGGAAGATCGTCTCCACCAAAGCCATCCTGGATAAGACGACCAATAAGTGCAAAg GCTATGGCTTCGTCGACTTCGACAGCCCCACGGCAGCCCAGAAGGCGGTGACAGCGCTGAAGGCCAGCGGGGTGCAGGCGCAGATGGCCAAG CAACAGGAGCAGGACCCCACCAACCTCTACATCTCCAACTTGCCGCTGGGGGTGGacgagcaggagctggaggcgCTGCTGAAGCCCTTTGGGCAGGTGGTCTCGACCCGCATCCTGCGGGACCCCCACGGGGCCAGCCGCGGTGTCGGCTTTGCACG GATGGAGTCCACGGAGAAGTGCGAGGCTGTCATCACCCACTTCAACGGGAAGTACATCAAAACACCCCCTGGGGTGCCAG cccccccggacCCGCTGCTCTGCAAGTTCGCGGACGGGGGGCAGAAGAAGCGGCAGAGCCAGGGCAAGTTTGTGCCCAACGGGAGAGCCTGGGCCCGGGAGGGCGATGCG GGCACCGTGACCTTGGCCTACGACCCCACGACAGCGCTGCAGAACGG CTTCTACCCTGCACCCTACGGCCTGGCCCCCACCAGGATGATCGCGCCCACCGCCCTGGCCCCCTACCTGCCCTCGCCCGTCTCCTCCTACCAG GTGCACAGCCCCGCCTGGATGCCCCCGTCCTACCTCGTGCAGCCCACG GGCGCGGTGCTGGCCCCCGCCGTGGACCACGCTGTCCCCCTCCAGCCCTCCGTGGTGGCCCCCCTGGCCCAGCAGCTCGGCCACCTCTCACTGGGCAGCACGGGCACG taCGTGCCTGCCACCGCCCTGCCTGGAGCCTTCCTCCCGCCGTACCCCCCGGTGCCGCCTGCCATCCCGCTGGAG
- the RBMS2 gene encoding RNA-binding motif, single-stranded-interacting protein 2 isoform X2, translating to MLLSVPPRPGLAAFACSKGGKKPYVPPPPAMPPPSPSPSGGAGEQLSKTNLYIRGLHPGTTDQDLVKLCQPYGKIVSTKAILDKTTNKCKGYGFVDFDSPTAAQKAVTALKASGVQAQMAKQQEQDPTNLYISNLPLGVDEQELEALLKPFGQVVSTRILRDPHGASRGVGFARMESTEKCEAVITHFNGKYIKTPPGVPAPPDPLLCKFADGGQKKRQSQGKFVPNGRAWAREGDAGTVTLAYDPTTALQNGFYPAPYGLAPTRMIAPTALAPYLPSPVSSYQVHSPAWMPPSYLVQPTGAVLAPAVDHAVPLQPSVVAPLAQQLGHLSLGSTGTYVPATALPGAFLPPYPPVPPAIPLEDGSTAPSHSHGPVESPSEPSAFPYPYPK from the exons ATGCTGCTCTCGGTGCCGCCGCGCCCCGGCCTGGCCGCGTTCGCCTGCAGCAAGGGGGgcaaaa AGCCCTAtgtgccgccgccgccagccatgcccccccccagccccagcccctccggGGGGGCGGGCGAGCAGCTGAGCAAGACGAACCTGTACATCCGCGGGCTGCACCCCGGCACCACCGACCAGGACCTGGTGAAGCTGTGCCAGCC TTACGGGAAGATCGTCTCCACCAAAGCCATCCTGGATAAGACGACCAATAAGTGCAAAg GCTATGGCTTCGTCGACTTCGACAGCCCCACGGCAGCCCAGAAGGCGGTGACAGCGCTGAAGGCCAGCGGGGTGCAGGCGCAGATGGCCAAG CAACAGGAGCAGGACCCCACCAACCTCTACATCTCCAACTTGCCGCTGGGGGTGGacgagcaggagctggaggcgCTGCTGAAGCCCTTTGGGCAGGTGGTCTCGACCCGCATCCTGCGGGACCCCCACGGGGCCAGCCGCGGTGTCGGCTTTGCACG GATGGAGTCCACGGAGAAGTGCGAGGCTGTCATCACCCACTTCAACGGGAAGTACATCAAAACACCCCCTGGGGTGCCAG cccccccggacCCGCTGCTCTGCAAGTTCGCGGACGGGGGGCAGAAGAAGCGGCAGAGCCAGGGCAAGTTTGTGCCCAACGGGAGAGCCTGGGCCCGGGAGGGCGATGCG GGCACCGTGACCTTGGCCTACGACCCCACGACAGCGCTGCAGAACGG CTTCTACCCTGCACCCTACGGCCTGGCCCCCACCAGGATGATCGCGCCCACCGCCCTGGCCCCCTACCTGCCCTCGCCCGTCTCCTCCTACCAG GTGCACAGCCCCGCCTGGATGCCCCCGTCCTACCTCGTGCAGCCCACG GGCGCGGTGCTGGCCCCCGCCGTGGACCACGCTGTCCCCCTCCAGCCCTCCGTGGTGGCCCCCCTGGCCCAGCAGCTCGGCCACCTCTCACTGGGCAGCACGGGCACG taCGTGCCTGCCACCGCCCTGCCTGGAGCCTTCCTCCCGCCGTACCCCCCGGTGCCGCCTGCCATCCCGCTGGAG
- the RBMS2 gene encoding RNA-binding motif, single-stranded-interacting protein 2 isoform X3 yields the protein MLLSVPPRPGLAAFACSKGGKKQPYVPPPPAMPPPSPSPSGGAGEQLSKTNLYIRGLHPGTTDQDLVKLCQPYGKIVSTKAILDKTTNKCKGYGFVDFDSPTAAQKAVTALKASGVQAQMAKQQEQDPTNLYISNLPLGVDEQELEALLKPFGQVVSTRILRDPHGASRGVGFARMESTEKCEAVITHFNGKYIKTPPGVPAPPDPLLCKFADGGQKKRQSQGKFVPNGRAWAREGDAGTVTLAYDPTTALQNGFYPAPYGLAPTRMIAPTALAPYLPSPVSSYQVHSPAWMPPSYLVQPTPSVVAPLAQQLGHLSLGSTGTYVPATALPGAFLPPYPPVPPAIPLEDGSTAPSHSHGPVESPSEPSAFPYPYPK from the exons ATGCTGCTCTCGGTGCCGCCGCGCCCCGGCCTGGCCGCGTTCGCCTGCAGCAAGGGGGgcaaaa AGCAGCCCTAtgtgccgccgccgccagccatgcccccccccagccccagcccctccggGGGGGCGGGCGAGCAGCTGAGCAAGACGAACCTGTACATCCGCGGGCTGCACCCCGGCACCACCGACCAGGACCTGGTGAAGCTGTGCCAGCC TTACGGGAAGATCGTCTCCACCAAAGCCATCCTGGATAAGACGACCAATAAGTGCAAAg GCTATGGCTTCGTCGACTTCGACAGCCCCACGGCAGCCCAGAAGGCGGTGACAGCGCTGAAGGCCAGCGGGGTGCAGGCGCAGATGGCCAAG CAACAGGAGCAGGACCCCACCAACCTCTACATCTCCAACTTGCCGCTGGGGGTGGacgagcaggagctggaggcgCTGCTGAAGCCCTTTGGGCAGGTGGTCTCGACCCGCATCCTGCGGGACCCCCACGGGGCCAGCCGCGGTGTCGGCTTTGCACG GATGGAGTCCACGGAGAAGTGCGAGGCTGTCATCACCCACTTCAACGGGAAGTACATCAAAACACCCCCTGGGGTGCCAG cccccccggacCCGCTGCTCTGCAAGTTCGCGGACGGGGGGCAGAAGAAGCGGCAGAGCCAGGGCAAGTTTGTGCCCAACGGGAGAGCCTGGGCCCGGGAGGGCGATGCG GGCACCGTGACCTTGGCCTACGACCCCACGACAGCGCTGCAGAACGG CTTCTACCCTGCACCCTACGGCCTGGCCCCCACCAGGATGATCGCGCCCACCGCCCTGGCCCCCTACCTGCCCTCGCCCGTCTCCTCCTACCAG GTGCACAGCCCCGCCTGGATGCCCCCGTCCTACCTCGTGCAGCCCACG CCCTCCGTGGTGGCCCCCCTGGCCCAGCAGCTCGGCCACCTCTCACTGGGCAGCACGGGCACG taCGTGCCTGCCACCGCCCTGCCTGGAGCCTTCCTCCCGCCGTACCCCCCGGTGCCGCCTGCCATCCCGCTGGAG
- the LOC121061159 gene encoding LOW QUALITY PROTEIN: aquaporin-2-like (The sequence of the model RefSeq protein was modified relative to this genomic sequence to represent the inferred CDS: deleted 1 base in 1 codon): MAVPHGQPPPVLQRCPVPSVGPSPPPLNPGEWWEERGGRCPHLGHPLRSPRPCSCAMAIREELRSGCFWRAVLAEAMATLIFVGVVLGASAAPGPLAPALAGGLAAAALACALGAPQANPALTLALLCTRKLSALRGAAGLLAQCTGAVLASAAARSALPDDASLVTRVSSPVPVPVPVPVPAGAEAGLWPQVSAAGTAGQAWGWETFATFQLALAAFATADRAAGPTGLALGSAVAAGALAAGPFSGGSMNPARSLGPAIVTGIWDDHWVYWLGPVLGAVLAGFSYEFVFAPGASREKLGACLACRDVALVEATSPSPSSPPTAPSRGPPPAERGQDTA; the protein is encoded by the exons atGGCTGTGCCCCACGGGCAGCcccctcctgtgctccagcGATGCCCTGTGCCGAGCGTGGggccttccccccccccccttaatcCGGGAGAGTGGTGGGAAGAGCGGGGTGGGAGGTGCCCCCACCTTGGGCATCCTCTGCGCTCACCTCGGCCCTGCAGCTGCGCCATGGCCATCAGGGAG GAGCTGCGCAGCGGCTGCTTCTGGCGGGCCGTGCTGGCGGAGGCGATGGCGACGCTCATCTTCGTGGGGGTGGTGCTGGGCGCCtcggcggcccccggccccctggCACCGGCGCTGGCGGGGGGTCTGGCGGCCGCGGCGCTGGCCTGCGCCCTCGGGGCGCCCCAGGCCAACCCGGCGCTGACGCTGGCGCTGCTCTGCACCCGCAAGCTGAGCGCCCTgcgcggggccgccgggctCCTGGCCCAGTGCACCGGGGCCGTGCTGGCCTCCGCCGCCGCGCGCTCGGCGCTGCCGGACGATGCCAGCCTGGTCACCAGGGTGAGC TCCCCCGTCCCCGTGCCTGTCCCCGTCCCGGTGCCGGCAGGCGCTGAGGCCGGGCTGTGGCCGCAGGTGAGCGCGGCAGGGACGGCGGGGCAGGCGTGGGGCTGGGAGACCTTCGCCACCTTCCAGCTGGCGCTCGCCGCCTTCGCCACCGCCGACCGGGCAGCCGGCCCCACCGGGCTGGCCCTGGGCAGCGCTGTGGCTGCCGGCGCCCTGGCTGCG GGGCCGTTCTCGGGGGGCAGCATGAACCCAGCCCGCTCGTTGGGGCCCGCCATCGTCACCGGCATCTGGGACGACCACTGG GTGTACTGGCTGGGGCCGGTGCTGGGTGCGGTGCTGGCTGGCTTCTCCTACGAGTTCGTCTTCGCCCCCGGTGCCTCGCGGGAGAAGCTGGGCGCCTGCCTCGCCTGCCGGGACGTGGCACTGGTGGAGGCCACCAGCCCGtccccctcctcgccccccaCCGCCCCCTCCAGGGGTCCCCCCCCAGCCGAGCGCGGCCAGGACACAGCCTGA
- the LOC121061138 gene encoding lens fiber major intrinsic protein → MRELRSSSFWRAVLAEFLGSLLYALLGLGASLRWAPGPHGVLGAALAFGLAQATLVQALGHVSGGHLNPAITLAFLLASQLSLPRALGYLLAQLLGALAGAGVLYGVTPAPVRGTLGLSALHPSVGPGQGTVVELLLTAQFILCVFASFDDRHDGRPGSAALPVGFSLALGHLFGIHYTGAGMNPARSFAPAVVTRNFTNHWVYWAGPLLGAAVAALLYEFALCPRPRSLAERLAVLKGEPPAAEPPPEPPAEPLELKTQGL, encoded by the exons ATGCGGGAGCTGCGCTCGTCCTCCTTCTGGAGGGCCGTCCTGGCCGAGTTCCTGGGCAGCCTCCTCTAcgccctgctggggctgggggcctcGCTGCGCTGGGCCCCGGGCCCCCACGGCGTCCTGGGGGCCGCCCTGGCCTTCGGGCTGGCCCAGGCCACCCTGGTGCAGGCGCTGGGGCACGTCAGCGGGGGACACCTCAACCCGGCCATCACGCTGGCCTTCCTGCTGGCCTcgcagctctccctgccccgCGCCCTGGGCTACCTCCTGGCCCAGCTGCTGGGCGCCCTGGCCGGGGCCGGCGTCCTCTATGGGGTGACACCAGCCCCCGTGCGCGGCACCCTCGGCCTCAGCGCG CTGCACCCCAGCGTGGGCCCGGGCCAGGGCACGgtggtggagctgctgctgaccGCCCAGTTCATCCTCTGCGTCTTCGCCAGCTTCGACGACCGCCACGACGGGCGCCCGGGCTCGGCCGCGCTGCCCGTCGGCTTCTCCCTCGCCCTCGGCCACCTCTTCGGG ATCCACTACACGGGCGCCGGCATGAACCCCGCACGGTCCTTTGCCCCCGCCGTCGTCACCCGCAACTTCACCAACCACTGG GTGTACTGGGCCGGCCCGCTGCTGGGCGCCGCGGTGGCCGCGCTGCTCTACGAGTTCGCGCTGTGCCCGCGGCCGCGCAGCCTGGCCGAGCGCCTGGCCGTCCTCAAGGGAGAGCCGCCCGCCGCCGAGCCGCCGCCCGAGCCGCCCGCCGAGCCGCTGGAGCTGAAGACGCAGGGGCTGTAg